A genomic window from Syngnathus typhle isolate RoL2023-S1 ecotype Sweden linkage group LG18, RoL_Styp_1.0, whole genome shotgun sequence includes:
- the LOC133171424 gene encoding uncharacterized protein LOC133171424 isoform X1: MSGRAAERNSFASRWSRLMFDGDEKNYELWEAKFLGHLRLQDLKDVILNEPTTEEEDELQQDARKNEEAYAELIQFLDDKSLSLVMRDAADDGRGALQILRNYYQGKGKPRIISLYTELTSLQKSESESVTEYVIRAETAITALRNAGETLSDGLLVAMVLKGLPESFKPFAIHVTQRDETMQFSEFKTKMRSYEDTEKMRAEADDNVMNVRQRRARPDRPADRGAERSAAEVVCFKCGLKSHMARACRRKLWCSHCKSSTHRDATCRQKQGGNRDDARRVHGVTEDQDRDEYFFRVSEGAARVDVRGLMVDCGATSHIITDLAKFKRFDDGFQAETHCVELADGTRCKGVAERRGDAEVCLIDSTGRHLNATLRQALYIPSYPQDILSVKAATARGATVVFKEEKNVLIYQDGAVASDKAKEWVKAMDEEMHSLKENNTFTLTNLPEGKKAVGGRWVYAIKTDVDGSEKYKARYVAKEYSQKMGVDYGETFSPTANMTKPATKFKLEKFAGFMFGSN, from the exons atgagcggacgggctgcagagaggaacagttttgctagccgctggtcgcggttaatgttcgacggtgatgaaaagaattacgaattatgggaggcaaagtttttgggccacctgcgattgcaggatttgaaagacgttatcttaaacgagcccacaaccgaggaagaagacgaactacagcaagacgctagaaagaatgaggaagcgtatgcagaactcattcagtttttggatgataaaagtttgtcgctggtgatgcgcgatgctgcagatgacgggcgaggggccctGCAGATActaagaaactactatcaaggcaaaggcaagccacgcatcataagtctctacacagaactgacatcactacagaagtctgagagtgaaagtgtgaccgagtatgtgatccgggcagagaccgcaatcacagcgctaagaaatgccggtgagacattaagtgatggactattggtagcaatggtgttaaaaggtctgccggagtcctttaaaccatttgcaatccatgtcacacaacgtgatgagacgatgcagttctctgaattcaaaacaaagatgcgcagttacgaggacacagagaagatgcgggctgaagcagatgacaacgtaatgaacgtacggcagaggagagcgagacctgacagaccagctgaccggggagccgagaggagcgccgcggaggtggtgtgcttcaagtgcggcctgaagAGCCACATGGCCAGGGCCTGCCGacgtaaactgtggtgcagtcattgcaagagcagcacacaccgggacgcgacctgcaggcAGAAGCAGGGCGGcaaccgggacgacgcacggagggtccacggggtgacggaagaccaggaccgagacgagtacttcttccgagtgagcgagggggcagcaagagtcgacgtgagaggcctgatggttgactgcggggctacctcgcacatcataaCAGACCTGGCgaaattcaagcggtttgatgacgggttccaggccgagacacactgcgtggagctggcggacggcacgcggtgcaagggcgtcgcggagcgccgaggtgatgcagaagtctgcctgatcgacagcacaggtagacacctgaacgcaacgctgaggcaggcgctgtacatcccatcctacccacaagacatcctatccgtgaaagcagctactgccaggggagccactgtggtcttcaaggaggagaagaacgtcctcatctaccaagacg gagctgtagcctcagataaggccaaagagtgggttaaagccatggatgaggaaatgcattcacttaaagaaaacaacacatttaccctgaccaatttgccagagggcaagaaagcagtggggggtagatgggtgtatgccattaaaacagatgttgatggttctgagaagtacaaggcccgatatgttgctaaggaatatagccagaagatgggtgtggattatggggagacattttctcctacagctaatatgaccaagcctgcaacaaaatttaagttggaaaaatttgctggatttatgtttgggtctaactaa